One Owenweeksia hongkongensis DSM 17368 genomic region harbors:
- a CDS encoding peptidylprolyl isomerase — protein sequence MNKIIASCLLALSGSVLFAQESFDDKTLFTVAEDTVTAGEYIAVYNKNRNLGEDIDPKTPTEYLDMYINFKLKVHEAKELGMDTMPGFTSEYGSYRDQLAKPYLTDKDVTEELVEQAYDRMQYDVRASHIMVAIPRGASPEDTAKAYGEIMSIKSKIKKGASFSEMAKQFSADTYSAKRGGDLGYFTVFNMVYPFEEAVYTADVGQLVGPVKTRFGYHLIKKTDERQARGEIMVNHILIIANEKSTLEQKEAAEKKISEIYGELESGSDFETLAKQYSEDKSTAKNGGRMFPFGINKMYIEFEDAAFGLKNPGDYTEPVQTEVGWHIIQLVKHTGVADKEVAIADIKAKVDRDERSQQSRMSIIKKLKKEYNFREYPKVMKTAFSQIDESFLKGEYMPGKIKNGSKVVFEFANKKYTVEDVITTLSKKQGSGNGASLSTALSGNYKAYAEEELVNYEKGMLVKKYPEFKLLSREYYEGILLFDLTEEKVWRKSVSDTTGLKEYYASHTDKYQWKDRYQAYVIDAASAKEAKKAAKMLKKGTAMNEVQKALNAESELNVKIDSSIYEAGTNKIVDGVEKTVGYTKPMEVEGRFFVLGIIKIVPAGGKTYEEARGLVISDYQNYLEEQWIKDLKSRYEVKINDSVLEKVVEKLESDS from the coding sequence ATGAATAAAATCATTGCATCCTGCCTGTTGGCATTAAGTGGATCTGTACTCTTTGCACAAGAGTCTTTTGACGACAAAACCTTGTTTACAGTGGCAGAGGATACAGTAACTGCCGGTGAATACATTGCTGTGTACAACAAGAACCGAAATTTAGGAGAGGACATAGATCCTAAAACCCCTACTGAGTATTTGGATATGTACATCAACTTTAAGCTGAAAGTGCATGAAGCTAAGGAATTGGGTATGGATACTATGCCAGGTTTTACTAGCGAGTACGGTAGTTATCGTGATCAATTGGCCAAGCCATATCTTACAGATAAAGATGTAACGGAGGAGCTGGTAGAGCAGGCCTATGATAGAATGCAGTATGACGTTCGTGCTTCACATATTATGGTAGCTATTCCCAGAGGGGCCTCTCCAGAAGATACAGCTAAAGCCTATGGTGAAATTATGAGCATTAAGAGTAAGATAAAGAAAGGTGCAAGCTTTTCTGAAATGGCTAAGCAGTTTTCTGCTGATACATACTCTGCAAAAAGAGGTGGTGATTTAGGTTACTTTACAGTTTTCAATATGGTATATCCTTTTGAAGAGGCTGTATATACTGCAGATGTAGGTCAATTAGTTGGACCCGTTAAAACACGTTTTGGATATCACTTGATAAAGAAAACGGATGAGCGCCAAGCAAGAGGAGAGATTATGGTAAACCACATTCTTATCATCGCAAACGAAAAGTCTACATTAGAGCAAAAAGAAGCGGCTGAAAAGAAGATAAGCGAAATATATGGCGAACTTGAGTCGGGGTCAGACTTTGAAACTCTAGCTAAACAGTATAGTGAAGATAAATCTACAGCTAAGAACGGTGGAAGAATGTTTCCTTTTGGAATCAACAAAATGTATATCGAGTTTGAAGACGCTGCATTCGGTTTAAAAAATCCAGGAGATTATACTGAGCCTGTGCAAACCGAAGTGGGCTGGCACATTATTCAGTTGGTAAAGCATACTGGGGTTGCTGACAAAGAAGTGGCTATTGCAGATATTAAGGCTAAAGTAGATAGGGACGAGCGCTCTCAACAAAGTCGCATGAGCATCATCAAAAAATTGAAAAAGGAGTATAATTTTAGAGAGTATCCCAAAGTTATGAAAACAGCCTTTAGCCAAATTGATGAGTCATTTCTAAAAGGAGAGTACATGCCAGGGAAAATAAAAAACGGCAGTAAGGTAGTTTTTGAATTTGCCAATAAAAAGTATACTGTAGAAGATGTAATAACTACACTTTCTAAAAAGCAAGGTTCGGGTAATGGAGCCTCATTGTCTACTGCATTGAGCGGAAATTATAAAGCCTATGCCGAGGAAGAGCTTGTTAATTACGAGAAAGGTATGTTAGTTAAAAAATACCCGGAATTTAAATTGCTAAGCCGTGAGTATTACGAAGGAATTCTTTTGTTTGACTTAACAGAAGAAAAGGTGTGGAGAAAATCTGTTTCTGACACTACAGGCCTCAAAGAATATTACGCTTCTCATACGGATAAATATCAGTGGAAAGATAGATACCAAGCTTATGTTATTGATGCTGCATCAGCAAAGGAGGCAAAGAAAGCTGCAAAAATGCTGAAAAAAGGTACTGCCATGAACGAGGTGCAAAAAGCTCTAAATGCAGAGTCTGAACTAAACGTGAAGATAGACAGTAGCATATATGAGGCTGGTACAAATAAAATAGTGGACGGAGTAGAGAAAACTGTTGGCTACACTAAACCGATGGAAGTTGAGGGACGTTTCTTTGTGTTGGGAATTATAAAAATAGTTCCGGCAGGAGGAAAAACCTATGAAGAAGCTCGTGGTTTGGTAATTAGTGATTATCAAAATTATCTGGAAGAACAGTGGATAAAAGATTTGAAATCCAGATATGAGGTGAAGATAAATGATTCGGTACTCGAAAAAGTGGTTGAAAAGCTTGAGTCAGATAGCTAA